From the genome of Asterias rubens chromosome 13, eAstRub1.3, whole genome shotgun sequence:
ATATGATGTGCAGCCCGTCATACACGCTCCTCGTAAGTGCCCCATTCACATCCGAGATGAGTTGAAAGCGGAACTTACTCAAATGGAGGCGCAGGGTGTTAGTCGCAAGGTGACCGAGCCCACTGATTGGGTAAGTAGCATTGCAGTGTCACGTAAAGCTAATGGACAGCTACGCATATGCTTGGATCCAACTGatctaaacaaatcaatcagGCGATGCCATCATAAGACACCAACTGTTGAAGAAATCACTCACAAGCTTGCTGGTGCAAAGATTTACTAGTAAGCTCGACGCGAAACATGGCTACTGGTCAGTTCACCTTGACGAAGCTAGTTCGCTATTAACCACATTCAACAGCCCCTTCGGACGCTTTTGTTACAAATGTATGCCATTTGGGTTGAATGTCAGTCAAGATGTTTTTCAACACCGTATGGTTCAAATACTCGAGCAATGTGATGGTGTTATCGGAATCGCAGATGACATTATCGTTTTTGGAGACTCGGAACAGTCTCATGATCGCAATCTTCATCGTCTAATGACAGTCGCTGCCTGGGTTAACATGGTTAAAGTTCAACAGCAGCAAATGCATCATCAAGGATCCACACGTCCTCTTCTTTGGCATGATATACGTTGTCAATGGTGTCCACCCGGATCCTTCAAAGGTCAAAGCGATCAAAGCCATGCCACACCCGACAGATCCGACAAAGCTCAGAGAGTTTCTTGGTATGGTCACATATTTGAGTCCGTTCATTCCGAACTTGTCAAACCACACAGCAGATTTGCGTGCGCTTCTACAGAAGGACATTGACTATGTTTGGTCACCCATACAGTCACCAACAGTGTTTTGAGAAAGTTCGTGACCAGATTTGTGAATCTGCAACCTTGCGGTATTTTGACCCCAACAAACCCACTGTAATACAAGTGGATGCATCCCTACGCGGATTGGGTGCTACGCTCATGCAAAATGGCGCCCCGGTGGCGTATGCTTCAAAGGCACTTAGCGATGCTGAGACTAGATACGCCAACATTGAACGTGAAATGCTCGCAGTTGTTTTCGGCTGCGAAAGGTATCATACCTACGTTTACGGTAAACATTTCACAGTTGAGAGTGATCATAAGCCATTACAAATGATCCATCAGAAGCCGTTGACTTCTGCACCACCATGCCTACAGAGAATGCTCATGCGACTCCAACCCTATGATTTGACCCTGCACTACCGTCCAGGGAAAGAAGTTCCCATCGCTGATAGTTTGTCACGCTCACCAACACAGGACAATATACACATTCCATTGGACGTGCAAATACACCATGTTCAATTTTCTATGGAGCGCATCACGGAGCTTAAACGCGAAACTCGGCAGGATGCAACACTACTGCAGCTCATTGAAATTATATCGCGTGGATGGCCAGACAGAATGAAAGAGCTCCCCACTTCTCTGCGACCATATTGGTCATTTCGCGATGAACTCACCGTCGATAATGGTGTAATCATGAAGGGACCTCGCGTTGTTGTGCCAATGTCAATGCACAAATACGTCCTTGCAAAACTACAcgagggacaccaaggcataaCGAAAACGACACTCCGAGCAAAAGACTGTGTTTATTGGCTAACCATCAATCAATTGCCCAACATGCCAAGAACACCAACGCTCCCAACCCAAGGAACCACTGCTTCAGCACGAGCTCCCGACACGCCCATGGCAGTTTCTCGGGACTGATCTTTTCCACTTCGATGGACAGGACTATCTCGTCATTGCGGACTATTATTCGAAATTCCCTTATGTTCGCAAGATGCCCACAAGCTGCTCCAGTCGCGCAGTAATTGATGCTACACAGCAAGTGTTTTCCGAGCAAGGCATTCCCGAGAAAGTCATTAGTGACAATGGCCCACATTTCAGTTCGGAGGCATACAAATCATTCGCTACCGATTGGGGTTTTACACATGTGACTTCTTCTCCTCACTTCCCCAAGTCGAACGGTTTTGTTGAGAGAGCCATACAAACCATCAAGCGCACTATGACTAAAGCTAAAGCTAATGGACAAAACATCAACATGTCACTCTTATGTCTTCGTACTACTCCGATTGATAGCAAACTCCCCAGCCCAGCAGAACTACTTTGTAACCGCAAAGTGAAAAGCAATCTTCCCATCGTCATTAAGAATACATTGCCACACAAGGATCAGATCTACAACCGCCTCACTGAGAGACAAGATAAACAGAAAACTTATCCCGATCGGTCTGCACATGACCTACAGCAACTCCAACCAGGCCAACTTGTCAGTGTACAGAATACTCGTACCGGTCTGTGGACACCAGCGAAAGTCAAACAACGCTGTGAGGAACCGTGTTCTTATTTGGTCGTCACACCAAACGGTCGCGAGCTACGTCGTAACCGCCGTCACCTTCGCGATATTGAACCAGTAAGGAAACGCGCCACTTTTGAAGGTGTCCAACCCCAGATCACTCCTCCACCTATCGCTCACACGACTAACGGTTTCACACGATCTGGAAGACAGGTCAAACCACCGGACAGACTTGATTTATAAACAATACATTCATTAAAGAAACCACCCAGTGAGATGAACATTTGTTGAACATTACTAATCTACCAATTCGGTACATTATAGTCCAGTGAGACTAgtgattttcttattttttattgctGATTCTTGTTATAAAACTTATCCCTTTTGgccattttctgtaaaaaactgttgaatgttttttgattgttacaaaaacatttgttgttattaCTCCATGCACATGTATGTCAAGTTCTGGTTTTACAAAGATCTCTGGTTTTAcaaagattattatttttttttaaattcaaaccaACATTTATTGTGCTAACATTTCTggtgttttcaaaacaattttttttcgtAAGGGGGATGTAATATATCAACACACTATTCCCACAACCCTTGTAAGCTAGTCATGAGTTACTCTGATGAATAAACGTGTATCTGGAAGTTATACTCTGTGAAGATACCCACTCATTTCAGGCGCCGGCTAAATAGTGGGAgttaaaaattgatttgttaTAAAGTGTTACAAATTTTTCACTCGGGATTTTAGGGGCGAGAATGGGATGTAAAACTTTTTAATTATACAGGCCTGTGGCAGATCCATACTAAATCTGTTACATGCTCAAGTAACGAATGTGCTAAAAAAGTATGTTTATAGGCACACAATTTTTGCTTCGTGTGCCATTTATACACCATTAATACACCATGGATctcgtcacagcgtgcaacaattgtaaaaTGGTGTTTGTACGTCACAGACACACCTTCAAACTTGTCTGGTAAAGGTATGTTTTTGCAGGTGTTTTCCATGTCATATTGGGCATGGTTTGCATTATCTCTTAAATGTTGGATTTGGATTTGATTTCCAGTACATATATGTAGAATAATAATTCTCTCTCTTCTCTTCCAACCACAGGGTCTACATACGTTGTCATGGCTGGACATGTGTCATTGCATCACCAAGTCTTTGTCATTCATTTAGGGCGTATTGCTTACCACCATGCCTGGAACACTCAACAAATTCTTGCAAGGCGTTATTTGGACCACCTAAAAGTCCCTGTTTTGGGTCCATCCAAACCAAGAGACAGTATTCTCATCTGTGAACATGAACCTGTGTACACAATTGGTGTGAGGAGTAGAGATTTCCTAGTCTCCGAGGAACAAAGATTAAAGAACTTGGGAGCACATTTTCATCGAACTAACCGTGGTGGTTTAATTACATTTCATGGACCTGGACAGCTAGTTGCATACCCAATTCTGAACTTACATCATTTCAAGAAAAGTGTTCGTTGGTACATTTCTCAGCTTGAAAGAACAGTTATTCACACATGCCAAGAGTTAGGTGTTAAAGCTGGTACTTCATGTGACACAGGTGTCTGGGTGAAGGACAATAAACTTGCTGCTATTGGTAAGCCCCCAAGATAAAAgggtttaatttattttaatcatggatgctattccttcctccatgtttcaTCACAGTATTTTGGGGTACTGAACAATTGTTTGTTCACCAAGCATGAGTACAAacatgtaccatgtacatgtatactggaAGATGGCTCGTCTAAcatgattgtacatgtatatatgctATATTAATTAGCTTGACCATCTTGAGGTTATATTGCTCCCCAGGGAGGCAAGAAAGTTTGTGAGCAATCGTCTCAAGCCCGTTCCACAAGATTTCTTTTGTTGAgtgtcatggtcgagtggttaagagcatcaaattcaagttgtgatgctgattcaccggagtgtgggttcgaatcccagtcgtgacacttgtgtccttgagcaagatactttactataattgcttctcttcacctaggggtataaatgggtacctgcgagggtagaggtttatattgtgtatgaaaagccacaagcgccttacaggcagctcagggctatatactccccagggagctgagaaacattacagggatgttattggccctatgaccagggcactaatgtaaagcgcattggaatggttattgtgaaatgcgctaatataagaatttgttattattattattgctattattattattaaacgaTGGTGGTTGGGAACGAAATCACATCATTGTAATAAAATTACAAGTGTGCATCGTGTTAA
Proteins encoded in this window:
- the LOC117298951 gene encoding putative lipoyltransferase 2, mitochondrial, whose product is MAGHVSLHHQVFVIHLGRIAYHHAWNTQQILARRYLDHLKVPVLGPSKPRDSILICEHEPVYTIGVRSRDFLVSEEQRLKNLGAHFHRTNRGGLITFHGPGQLVAYPILNLHHFKKSVRWYISQLERTVIHTCQELGVKAGTSCDTGVWVKDNKLAAIGIQCSRYITTHGLGLNCNTDLSWFDNIVPCGLKDKGITSLARELQRDVPVHEVLPVFLKAFAKEFNCSIVEADA